A DNA window from Brachionichthys hirsutus isolate HB-005 chromosome 10, CSIRO-AGI_Bhir_v1, whole genome shotgun sequence contains the following coding sequences:
- the LOC137900631 gene encoding transcriptional coactivator YAP1-like, producing MDAHRGAPPAGQQIVHVRGDSQTELEALFSAVMNPSKAARQPASLPMRMRKLPDSFFRQPDARGHSRQASSDGGVCGSLTPHHVRAHSSPASLPVNSLSTQAADVAATPIIPDDVPLPHGWEMAKTPTGQRYFLNHLDKMTTWHDPRLSQLQSATAQHPISGAPVHGHSLSNPAATKQPQNNTNPDPGPLPEGWEQAATAEGEVYYIDHINKTTAWVGPRLAQKMNPGILGLALQQRQEKERLRCKQQGLPQQITSQEAAGRNQIPGGMDHDRNALTLTPSLDVRIRASNHEPTLNGAHSRNESTDSGLSVSSLPRTSDHMLSSVDHMDTGDSGDTSSMTLQESMPVLPMSETEELMPCIPEGLSSDLLMDMETVLSGSHMDRDSLLTWL from the exons ATGGACGCGCACCGCGGCGCGCCTCCGGCCGGGCAGCAGATCGTGCACGTCCGCGGGGACTCGCAGACGGAGCTGGAGGCCCTGTTCAGCGCGGTGATGAACCCCAGCAAGGCGGCCCGACAGCCGGCCTCGCTGccgatgaggatgaggaagctGCCGGACTCCTTCTTCAGGCAGCCGGACGCTCGGGGACACTCCAGACAA GCCAGTTCGGATGGAGGTGTATGCGGCTCCCTCACGCCCCATCACGTCCGCGCCCATTCCTCCCCTGCCTCCCTCCCAGTTAACTCCCTCTCCACCCAAGCGGCTGATGTAGCAGCGACACCAATCATACCGGATGACGTGCCGCTCCCCCACGGTTGGGAAATGGCCAAAACTCCTACCGGCCAACGTTATTTCCTCAA ccacCTGGATAAGATGACAACTTGGCATGACCCCCGACTTTCGCAGCTTCAGTCTGCTACAGCTCAGCATCCGATCTCAGGCGCACCAGTCCACGGCCACTCGCTCAGCAACCCAGCTGCCACTAAGCAACCTCAAAACAACACCAATCCAGATCCAG GTCCACTGCCTGAAGGCTGGGAGCAGGCTGCGACTGCAGAGGGAGAGGTGTACTACATCGATCACATAAATAAGACCACCGCATGGGTCGGCCCGCGTCTAG CCCAGAAGATGAACCCCGGCATCCTTGGATTAGCGCTGCAGCAAAGGCAGGAGAAGGAAAGGCTCAGGTGCAAACAACAAGGTCTTCCACAGCAAATCACATCGCAG GAGGCAGCAGGAAGGAACCAGATTCCCGGTGGGATGGACCACGACAGGAACGCACTGACCCTCACCCCATCCCTGGACGTCAGGATCAGAGCCTCAAACCACGAACCCACACTCAACGG CGCTCACTCTCGCAACGAGAGCACCGACAGCGGCCTGAGCGTCAGCAGCCTGCCCAGAACATCAGACCACATGTTGAGCTCCGTGGATCACATGGATACTg GTGACTCTGGTGACACCTCCTCAATGACCTTACAGGAGTCCATGCCTGTGCTCCCAATGTCTGAGACCGAGGAGCTGATGCCCTGCATCCCCGAGGGTCTCAGCTCAGACCTCCTGATGGACATGGAGACAGTTCTGTCCGGGTCGCACATGGACAGAGACAGCCTGCTCACATGGCTATAG